From the Niveibacterium microcysteis genome, the window CCGCGTTCAATCACGGCCTGGCGCGACGCGGCGTTGGCCGGCGCAGCCCGGACCAGCAGATCTGGCTTGCCCAGCGCATGCGCGCGCGCAATGCGCGCATCGATCAAGACGCCATGCAACCCAAGGCGCCGGTGCTCGGGCGCCACCATTGCCGCGGACAACAAGGCCACCGTCGCGGCGCGCGCAGCGGGCCAGCCAACGTCGTTGGCGTAGTTGTCGCGGTCGCCCGCACGGGGCAGCGTCAACGCACCATAGGCCACCAGCTCACCGTCCAGCAACACGCCCAAGCTCTCACCCCGCTCGCCGAAGTGGCCGCGGAAGAAGGCCTCGGGGCCACCGGCCAGGCGGAACATCGACGCATCGGGCAGCGCAGCCATCACGGCCGCGTAAAGCTGCAGCAGCGAAGGCAGATCGGTCTCATCCAGGCTGCGCAGGCTGCAGCCCGCGGGCAGCAAAGGGTCAGTCATCGTTGCGGCTCCAGCGCCGGCTTACCCAGCGCGGCGAAATCGGCGTCGATCATTTCGGCGTAATTGAACATCGCTAGGGGCGGCAGCAGGCCAAGCCGACGCGCGACCGGCAAACGGATCTGCAAGGAGAACCGCGTCAGCGTCTCGACTGGGATGCGGCTTGGCGGCAGCTTGGTCACCAGGATCTGCTCGGCCTTGTAGGCCGCAAACTGGCCGACGTTGTAATAGCGGCTCACCAGGCCGGCCAGCGCACCGGCCGCCATCAGCGGCTCGGTGGATGCAAACGCCGGCAGCCCGGCCTGCAGGGCCGCCGGCACCACCACTGTCTTCGCCTGCGTGCTGAGGAAGGAATCCGGCGGCAGATACAACCACTCCGCCCCCGCTTGCCGGAGTTCGCCGATCAGCGCAGCCACACCCTCGGATGTCGGCTTGCCGGCCGCGTCGGTACGGAAGGCGCGCGCCTGTACCGCGAAACCGCGCTTGCGCCCTTCGGCGCGCAGTTCGTCGAGCACCGCCAGCGCATTCGGCTCGTTCGGCGAATAGAGCACGCCGACGCTGCGGAACGCCCGGTAGGCCGCCATCACCTGCATCTGTGCCGCAACACTCGCGACATGGCTGACGCCGGTGACGTTGCGCCGCGAAGACTGCATGCTCGGTACGATGCGCGCGCTGACCGGCGCCGCGACGAGACTGAACACCAGAGGAATGTCGGTGATGTAACGCGCCGGATCGGCGTGATCCCACGGCCCGGCGATCCCCAGCGTGACGCCCGAGCCCCAGGTGTAAACCAGGTCCGGCCGCGTGCGGCGGATTTCTTCCACCAGCGCGGGCAGGCGGCCGGTGTCGAGCGCGATGTCGCGGTAGGTGATCTCGACCGGGATGCCGCGCGCGGCGAAGTAGTCGGCAAAGCCGCGCTCCACCTCGGTCACCCCCCGGTAGGTCACCGCATAGATACGGAACGGCCGTGCCGCCTGAACCGGCTGCAAGCACATCGCCAGCAGCATCAGCACGACCAGCCATCGCGCCTTCATGCACGCACCTCGGCGGCTTGCACGGCCCGCATGGCACCGGAGAGGCCCAGGAACAGCAGGCCACACACGAGCACCACCGCAGCGATCGCGGCGAACGCGCCCGCGTAGCCAAGCCCCATCACCAGCGCGCCGGCAAGCAGCGGGCCGCTGGCGTTGCCGAGTCTTTCAATCAGGCGGTAAGCACCAAACAGCGCACCGCTGCCGTACTGGCGAATCTCGTCGGCGCAGGCGAGCGAGAGCAGGCTGCTTTGCGCCGCAATCGACAAGCCCTGACCCAGCCCGAGCAGCGCCATTGCAACGAACACTGGGCCCACACCATCCCACAGCAGCAAGCCCAGCCCGCCCAGCGCCGAAACACACAGCCCGCCGCCGATCAGATGCACCTGCGATACGCCGCGCTCCGCCAAGCGCGCCGCCAAGGGAAGCACCACCACCAGCAGGACCGCGTAAACCATCAGGGCGCGCCCGGCGGCGGCTGTCGGCGCGCCAAGCGACACCACGTAAATCGGCACCAGATAGAAACAGAAGCTTGCGAGGATCAGCTTTGCCGGCACGGCAGCGAGCAGCGTGATCAGCAGGAAGGGCCGTTCGCTCAGCACCCGCCTGAGATCTCGCCAGGTCAGTGCGGGCGTTGTGCTCGCCGCAGTCGCAGCCTGCGGAAGCAAACGCACCGCCCCCCATGCGGCGAGCGCAATCGCTGCAGCGACCCCAAATCCGACCCGAGCACCGACATGGTCGGCGAGGATGCCACCCAGCGGCGGCCCGCACACCGCGGCCACCATGATGGCTCCCACAAACAAGGCAAAGCCGCGGGCGCGCTCAGCCTGCGAGGTGTGCGCGATCACGAAACCCTGCGCGGCAACGAAGACCGTGGCGTAGCCCAAACCGCACAGCGCCCGCCAACCCATGAAGACGTAGAGGTTGCTCGCCAGCGCCGCCCCCACGAGGCCGACAAAGCCGATCAGCGCGCCCCACTGCATCGCACGGCGCAAACCGATGCGCTCGCTCCAGCTCGCCAGCGGTGCCTGACCAAGCGCTACGACGAGCATGAAGACCGTGATCGGCAAGCCGACCGCCACGTCAGCCGACACCGTGGCATGCGCACCGAGCAATCTCCGCGCAAAGCCGGGTACGAAGGCGCGCGTCAGCTCCTCGGCGAGCATGAATAGGAACAACGGCACCCGCATGCGCGCAAGCAGGGTGCCGCCGCTGGCTGGCGCGGCGGCGAGGCGTGGATCGGTCGCAGTGATGAACTGCAAGAGCTCGCGCGTAAGGAAGACCGCGACAACGAACACCACCGCCAGATCGAGCAGCACTTCGAACAGCATGTTGCGCAGGTAGGCCTGGCTCACGCCGACCTCGACGCTCCCGAGGGCGTGGTTCGCGGCACCGATCGGCACTTGCACGCCGGGCGCCGCCGCGCGCTCGCCAACCGCAAAGCGCGGCACACCGCCCGTATCGCGAACCACGATATGCGCGAGTTCCGGATGCTGCCGCCGCACCTCGGCCAGATAGGCCTCTACCCCCACCAGTTCGGGCATCGCAATGCCGTGTCCGATCGCCCGCGCCAGCAACTCGCTGACGGAACCGCCGACGACCACCGCCTTGCGCGCGAGTTCAGGTTGCAGATTGCGATCGAAGGCGTGCTGCGTGGCCCACGACACGCAGCCCAGGCCAAGCATCACCGCCAGCAGCATCGCCGCGACGAGGCGGCCCTGCGAAGACGCGACGGCACCCGCGGTGCGCGCTCCCAGTCCACTGCCATGCGGCGGCTTGCGCCCGGTATTCAGGACGCCCCAGACCACCAGCATCGCAAGCAGCGCGCTGCCAAGACTTCCCCAGATCGCAATCGGCAGCAGCGCGCCGCGCATGCGCACCAGCGCCAGGTGCTGATCGGCGAGCCCGTAGCCAACTGCGACATGACCCAGCGTCAAGTCGAAGCTGTTGCGCAGGGCCAGGCCTTGTACTGCCTCATCGGGCGCGGTCAGATGCCATGCGTCGTTGCCAGCGGCGGCGGCCGTCGCCTGCCATGCAGCGGGCACTACCGTGCCGACGGCACGCGGATCAGAGCTGAAACGCACCCGGCCACTGGTGTCGAAGATCGAAATCGTGCGGATCGCGCCGTCGGCCTGGCGCTCGCGCGCCAGCAGATCCGGAACCGCGGCCGCGCTCGCCAGCGGCAGACCGAGTGCGAGCGAAGCCTGTACCCCCTCGCGCACCGCCATCACAGGCACCGCCATGCGCGAACGCGCGGCCGACTCGAGTGCGGATTTGAACTTGAAGTAGTTGAGGAATGCGCTCATGCCAACGCCGAACAGAGCCACCAGAATGGCAACGGCGAAGAGGCGGCGCAGCGGTGCGGTGGCGGGCTCGGCGATTTCGGCGGACTCGCGCTTCGCGCGCATGGAACGCACTCCCGGTGCAGGTTTGAACTATCGTAGCACCCGTGCCGCCACCCACCGGAAGCCGCGACGCGAGATGGACGACCAGAAAACGGTACTGCTCACGCCCGAAGCGCTTGCTGCCGAACGGCAGCGTGCGATCGCTTCATCCGCCACCGTAGCCGACGACTCGACGGTCCTGCTACCCGCCGGTGCAGCCGCCGACGCGCTCCATGCCGCGGGCGGGTCGGTACCGATCGCGCTGCCGGCCGGCTACCGCTTGCATGAGTACCGGATTGACGCGGTGCTGGGCCAGGGTGGCTTCGGCATCACCTACCTCGCAACCGACGTGAACCTGCATGCATCGGTTGCAATCAAGGAATACCTGCCGGCGCAGTTCGCCCATCGCGCACGCGACAGTACGGTGCGCCCGCGCCGTATCGACAACGTGCGCACGCTGCTCGACGGGCTTGACCAGTTCCTCGTCGAAGCGCGCACGCTGGCTACCTTTCGCCATCCGAACATCGTACGGGTGGCGCGCTTCTTCGAAGCCAACCGCACCGCCTACATGGTGCTCGACTACGAGCGGGGCAAATCGCTCACCGACTGGTGGCAGGGGCGTGGCCGCGCCACGCCGGCGCTCAGCCGCCTGCTCGGCGCGCGCAAGGCGGGCCAAGGGGCGGAGGCCGGCGCACCGACGATCTCGGAACCCGATCTGCTGCTGTTACTCGCGCCGCTGCTCGACGGTCTCGCGCTGGTCCACCGAAGCGGCGTGCTGCACCGTGACATCAAGCCGGACAACATCAGCGTGCGCGACGAGGACGGCAGCCTGGTGCTGCTCGATTTTGGCGCCGCGCGGCCCGCAAGCGGCAGCGCGGTGGACGCGCCCGCAATCCTGACCCCCGGTTATGCGCCGATCGAGCAGTACCTCGGCGATCACCAGGGCCCGTGGACCGATCTTTACGCCTTTGCCGCAACCCTTTACTGGATGGTGAGCGGCCAGCGCCCGCGCGAGGCGCCGGATCGCCAGGCTGCCCCGCAGGCCGACCTGAGCGCCGAAACGGCCGGCGCAGGCCGCTTCAGCCCGGCCTTCCTGCGCGCCATCGACTGGGCGCTGCAAGTTCGCCCGGAGGACCGCCCGCAAAACGTCGAGGTGTTCCGCCGTGCGCTATTCGCCGCACATGCGTCGAGCCTCGGCCTGCAGGAAGCGCTCGCGGCCGGCGGCGATGCGACGCGGCCTGAGGAGCGCAAGCGCCTGCGCATCGATCGCTGGATCTGGCACCCTGGCGCCTGGCCGCTGGCGGTCAAGATGAGCCTCGCTCTGGTGTTCGCTGCACTGGTGCCGATGAGCATTACCGGCTACCACAACTACACGGGCAGCATGGAGGCGCTCGCGCAAGCCGAACGCCGCAGCCTCGAACATCTCGCACTGAGCACCGCGGGCCGCTTGTCTCAGTTAATCGAGGATAGCCGCCGCGTGACGGCCTTCGTGGCGAACGACCAGGACGTCGTCGCAACCCTGGAGAACCCCAACGCCGCGGCTTTGGAGCGTATCCGCACCCGGCTCGCCGCGCTGGTCGCCACAAACCCTGATGTACACCTGCTGACGCTGATGGACGGTGCCGGAACCGCCTTGATTTCCACCGCGCCGGAAGTGGTCGGTGGCAACTATGCCTTTCGCGAGTATTTCAAGACGGCAATGTCGGGCCGCCCCAACGTAACGAGCCTGATCGTCGGCGCCGTCGCCGGGCGCTCGGGCGCCTACCTGGCGCACCCGGTGCGCGATCCGGGCGGGCGAGTTATCGGCGTCATCGTTCTGCGTATCCGGGCAGAGACGATCGGCGCGATCGTGGACAGCGCGCACAACGCGAGCCGCAACGCCTTCCTGATCGACGGCGACGGCGTGCTGATCCATCACCGCGATCCTGGCCTGATCTTCCACAGTCTCGACACGCTCTCGCCCGCGACGCAGGCCACCATCGCTTCCGATCAGCGCTTTCGGCGCCGCCACATCGATAGCCTCGGCATGCCTGCACTCGCCCGCGCCATGGTCGGCGCGCAGCGTGAAGGCAACATCGACTACGCCTCCAGCATCTCGAAAACGGCCGAGGTGGCCGGTTTTGCGCCGGTGGCGGGCCACAACTGGGTTGTCGGTGTCAGCGAGACGCACGACAGCTTCGAGGCCCCGCTTCGCCGCATGTTCAGGCAAGTGCTCTACAGCCTCGCGCTCGTCGGCGTGGTTTTCGTGCTGCTCGCGCTGGTCTTCGCACGCAGCATCGTGCGACCGCTGCACCGGCTGATCGACGCAACGCACGCCCTCAAACGGGGTGACTACGACGCCGCCCATGTGCGCGTCACCTCAGGTGACGAGATCGGGTCGCTGGGCCGCACGTTCAACGTGATGATCGACGTGCTGCGCCAACGCGAGCGCGAGCGTGGCTTGCTCCGCCCCAAGGCCGACTCGCAGAATTGAACCCCGCGAATCGCGCCAGCCTGGCCGGTCGCGCCGGTCTATGCTGAGAGCAGCCAATCACCAACGGGAGCCATCATGCATACCCGCTCGATCTGCCTGCTCACCCTCCTCGCCGCCTCAGCGGGCGCCGCCGTGGCCGCCGACATGCCGCAACGCAAGGAAGGGCTCTGGGAAATCAAGGCCGAAAGTGACGCCCGCAACCGCGAAATGCCACCGATGAAGCAGTGCATCGACGCCAAGACGGACGCCGAACTGCAGAAGCACGCGATGCGCGGCGAAGGCGGCCCGGGTCGCCAGGAATGCGCGAAACAGTCATTCAAGAAAACCGCCACCGGCTGGGAGGCCGATTCCGTGTGCAAGCACGGCAACACCACGGCAAGCACCCACGCCGTGATGAGCGGCGATTTCAGCAATGCCTACACGATCGACTCGCAGACCCACTTCGATCCGCCGATGAATGGCACGGCCGACGCGCGCCACAAGGTCAGCGTCCGCTGGCTAGGCGCCTGCCCAGCCAGCTGGAAGGGCGGTGACATCGAAGTAGGCGGACGTCGCTTCAACACCCTCGAAATGCAGAAGATGCAGGCCGGCATGCCACCAGGCGGGAAAATGACGCCCGAACAGATGAAGCAAATGATGGAAGCGATGAAGAAGCAGCAAGGCGGCCAGCCATAGGCCCCCCGTTTTACCGAGCCGATGGGGCTCAATCGGCTGTAGATACCTGTCCGCATGATCCCGACTGACCGAGAGGTGGCCACACAGTTCAGCATATGTGCTGAGCTGCATTCACCTTGTCGGCACCGCTTACAGGCGGGGCAGCCACTTTAAGCCGCATGCAGCCAAGATATTGATTTGCATACGTCATTTTTAGGTGGCCCAGGTTTTGCTAGGGAGACAAAGTGCAACATAGCACCAACTTCACCCACGTAGCATTTATTCGCCATGACTATTCGATCCCTATCCGTACTCGTAGCCGCGGGCGCGTGCCTGCTCGGCTTTGGCCAAGCGGCTTCGGCCGCCATCATCACCGTTCCGCAGACCTCGTTGATTGCGTCGACGACCTACTACACCGACACCATCGGCGGCGGAATCGGCAACATTTCTGTGACAACCGGCGGCGGAAACGCCGCCAACGTCGGTAATGCCACCGGCCGCAATGACGATGGCTTCCGCGGCCCGATCAGCCTCGGTTTCTCGATCACCTTCTTCGGGCAAACCTACAACTCGCTGTATATCAACAACAACGGCAACGTAAGCTTCGGCAACGGCATTTCGGCCTATGTGCCAACCGGCCCGACCGGTGCAAACGCACCTGTCATTTCGCCGTTCTTCGGCGACGTCGACACGCGTGGCGCTGCCAGCGGCGTCGTGCACTATCGCCAGGACATCGCTAACGAGTTCATCGTCACCTGGGATAACGTCGGCTACTACTCGTCGCACACCGATCAGCTGAACAGCTTCCAGCTCGTGCTGCGCGGCAGCGACTATGATCTGCCGGTCGGCGAAGGCACGATTGGCTTCTTCTACAAGGGCATGGGCTGGGAACGCACCGACACCAGCACGGTTGCGGCAATCGGTTTCGGCGATGGCCTTGGTAACGCTGTCGTGCTTCAGGGTTCGACGGAAGCCGGCCTGAAGTCAGTTGTTCAGAACCACCATATCTGGTTCGACCCGCTGCTGCGTCCGGTCGATCCGCATGACGTGCCGGAGCCGGCTTCGCTGGCACTCGTTGGTCTCGGCCTCGCAGCAATCGGTGCAGCAAAGCGCCGCCGCGCCTGAACGGTAGCCACGAGTATCAAAACGGCGGGAGCAATCCCGCCGTTTTCTTTTTCAGACGCCGGATTAAAGCCCCAACAAGCGCCGGTGTAGCTTGACGACAGCCTTGCGCACTGGCGCCGCCTCACCTGCAGCGACGCAGGGGCGGTGCAGGTCGCCGGGGTAGAAGATCGCGAACTGTCCGGGCGCGAGGTCGACAAACCACTCATGGCGCGGCGTCGGGTAGAACGCGATGTCGCGCACCTCGAACATCTCCTGCACTGGCTGCAGCGCCGGATCGGGCGGCGCGATGCCAAAGCGCTCCAGGCCGCTCAATACCAGCTGAATATCCGTGTGATCCCGGTGGGCCTCGGGCCGGGTGGCGGCTTCAGCTTGCGTGGTGACCTGCTGGATCAGCAGGAACATCCCCTCCTCGTCGAGCGGATAGCGGCCAGGCTCCAGCGCGTCGAGATCCCGCCTCTCCAGGGCCTCAAGCGCACGCACAATCGCTGCAGGTAGCACGGCGGCGCGCTTGCGCCAGGATGAGAGATCGGAGAGGAACATCGCAGCTGCCGTCAACAGGGGGAAGCGCACATTGTGCCGCCGCGCGAGGCGCGAAGCGAGCGCCGCCATGCCATGAATCAGGGCCCAGGTCCACGCAGGCTGCGACATATTTGCGCCGGCGTCGCGTGTTCGCCACGTCGCGTACGCGATGCGGGCGGTTTCGCGATAATGCTGGAAACATCCGGATTGCATTGAACCCTGAAACACGGTTGGAACAGTATGACGAACGCGGCGCAAGGCCCAGGTTCGCCCCGGCGCAAACGCCGGAGCCGCATCCTGAAGGGGATCGCAGGCGTAGTAGTTTTGGGCGGCGCCGCAGTCGGCGGCCTTGCCTGGTACGAGGCGAGTACCTCGTACTTTCAGTCTCGCTACCTCACCAAGTGGGGTCAGCGCATGTCGTTCAAGGTGGCACCGGGCAAGAGCGACGCGATCCGCTTTCCGGCTAACGGCCCCTTTGATCAGCGCCTCGGGTACAGCGCGCTCCCGCAGTTGATGCCACGCCTTGCTGCGCGTGGCTATGTGGTGACGGAACAAGCGCGGATCTCCGCCGACATGGCACGCGCGGTCGACGCCGGGCTGTTTGCGCCGTATCGCGAAAAGACGCAAGGCGGCCTGACGATCACCGATTGCAACAACCAGGCGCTATTCACCTCGCGCTTCCCGGAACGCGTGTACGACCGTTTCGAGTCAGTGCCGGACCTGCTCGTGCGCAGCCTGCTGTACATCGAAAACCGCGAGCTGCTGAGCCCCGAGCACGCCACGAAGAACCCCGCAATCGAGTGGGACCGCTTCCTGAAGGCCGCCGCGGATCAGCTGATCCGCAAGATCGACGCGGACCACGATGCGCACGGTGGCAGCACGCTGGCAACGCAGATCGAGAAATACCGTCATTCACCCGAGGGCCGCACCAGTTCGCCGCGCGAAAAGCTGCAGCAGATGGCCTCGGCCTCGCTGCGGGCCTACCTGCAGGGCGAGGACACAACGGCTGTACGGCGCCAGCTCGCACTTGACTACCTCAACACCGTACCGCTCGCCGCGAAGCCGGGCTACGGTGAGGTGATCGGCATTGGCGACGGCATGGCGGCGTGGTACGGGCGCGACTTCGGCGAGGTCAATGCGCTGCTGCGTAACCCGAACGCGAATCCCGCGCAGCGTGGGCTGGCCTACAAACAAGCCTTGTCGCTGATGATTTCGCAGCGCCGCCCAAGCGGCTTCCTGGCCGACCAGAAGGCGCTCGAATCGCTTACCAACGCGCACCTGCGGCTGCTCACGAGCGAAGGCATCATCCCGGCCGCGTTGCGCGACGCAGCGCTCTCGCAGCCCTTGCGCCTGCAGCGCAGCGCGCAAAGCGTGGCAACGCATTCCTTGGGCGGGCGCAAGGCCGCGGTGGTGACACGCACGCAGCTTTCCAGCCTGCTTGGTGTGCCGCGGCTCTATGACCTCGACCGCATGGACATGAGCGCAACCAGCTCGCTCGACACCGCATTACAGCGCAAGGTGACGGAAACCCTGCGCGCGATCTCGAACCCCGAGGCCGCCAAGGAAGCCGGGCTGGTTGGCGAGCGCATGCTCGGCGGCGGCGATCCGTCGAAGGTGATCTACAGCTTCACGCTGTTCGAGCGGGCCAACGGCGCCAACCTCGTCCGGGTACAAACCGACAACTTCGATCAGCCTTTCGATATCAACGAGGGGACAAAGCTTGACCTCGGCTCGACCGCCAAGCTGCGCACGCTGGTCTCCTACCTCGAGATCATCGCCCGCCTGCACGACAAGCTTGAGCCGCTGGAGCGCGAAGCCCTGCTGAAGATGCCGGTCGCGCAGCAGGATCATCTGACGCAATGGGCGGTTACCTACCTCGCCGACGCCAAGGATCGCAGCCTTGAAGCCATGCTGCAGGCCGCGATGGATCGCAAGTACTCAGCCAGCCCTGCGGAGAGCTTCTTCACCGGCGGCGGCCTGCTGACCTTCGAGAACTTCGACAAGCGCGATAACGACCGCATCGTGACGGTGCGCGAATCGCTGCAGCGCTCGATCAACCTCGCGTTCATCCGGATCATGCGCGACATCGTGCGACACACGATGTTCAACATGCCCAGTTCCAGCGCAACGCTGCTCGACGATCACAAGGATCCTAAGCGCCAGGAATACCTCGCCCGCTTCGCCGACCGCGAAGGCAAGGAATTCATCCTGCGCTTCTACAAGAAGTACCAGGGCAAGAGCAGCAGCGAAGCGCTCGAAAGCCTGCTGCAGGGCATCCATCCGACGCCCAAGCGGCTGACGACAATATTCCGGTCGCTCGATCCCGGCGCCGATGCCGCACAGCTGGGCGCTTTCCTCGAACAGAACCTGCCCAACGCGTCGGTTGAATCGTCCAGCATCGAACGGCTCTACGAGGCCTACTCGCCCGATCGCTACGACCTCGCTGACCGCGGCTACCTCGCCGGAGTGCACCCGCTCGAACTGTGGCTGGTCGGCCACCTGCGTACGCACCCGAAGGCGACGCTGTCGCAGGTGATTGCCGACAGCGCCGACGAACGCCAGAACGTCTATCGCTGGCTGTTCAAGACGCGTTTCAAGAGCGCCCAGGACGTGCGCATCAAGCAACTCGTGGAGGTCGAGGCCTTCCTCGAGATCCACAAGATGTGGAAGCGCCTGGGCTACCCCTTCGACACCCTGGTGCCGTCATACGCGACGGCGCTCGGAAGCTCGGCAGACCGCCCCGCAGCGCTGGCCGAACTCGTCGGCGTGCTGCTCAACGATGGCGTCCGGCTGCCCACCGTGCGGCTCGACCAGATGCAGTTCGCCAAAGGCACCCCTTACGAGACTCGCTTGGCCTACGTGCCGCCGAAGGGCGAAAGGGTGCTGCCGAGTGAAGTCGCTCGCATCGCGCGCGAGACGATGGCGCTGGTCGTCGAGAACGGCACGGCGAAGCGCCTCAGCGGCGTGTTCAAACGCCCGGACGGCTCGCCGATCACCGTGGGTGGCAAAACCGGCACCGGCGACCATCGTTTCGAGGTGTACGGCAAAGGCGGCGTGCTGATTTCGGAACGCGTCGTGAGCCGCTCGGGCACGTTGGTGTTCTATATCGGTGAGCGGCACTTCGGCACCGTCACCGCCTACGTCAAGGGGCCGGAAGCAGCGAACTACAGCTTTACCAGCTCGCTGCCGGCGCAGCTCCTGAAAGTGCTGGCGCCGCAGCTGATTGGCGAGATCAACCGCAGCGAGAACATTGGCACCGGCAGTTGCAAACCCGCACCGGTGGCCGCCCCTGAGGCAGCGCCCGCAGAAACGAAAACGGCCGGTTGAACCGGCCGTTTTTCTTTGCTGCACGGGAGTCAGTTGATCGCGATCGATTGCAGGTTCAAACCCCCTGTCACGACTTCGAGCCTCACCACAACAAGCCCCGCAGGTATCGCGACGCTCAAGGGGGTGCTCTGCAGCAGCGTGCCACCGGTCGCCAGCACCACCTGGCCCTTCTTCACGCCGTTGATCCACACATTGATCGTCGCGCCGGTGTAGGACACGCCGAAGACACTGAGCGTGCCGCTGAAAGCCTTGGCTGCGTGTGCCGGTGCAGCGACCCACTCGCCGGCATCGTTGCCGCCGAGGCAGGGCTTCGCATCGCAGGTCGTCACGTAGTCGTAGCCTGAGCGAATCCTGTAGTCGATCTGGTCGGTCGGTACGATCGTGCCGGGCAACGCCGCACCCAGGGTGACGGCCGCGCGCGGCTGGCTCTGCAGCTGGCCGAGCGCTTTGTACTTGGGGGTCGCCAGCGTCGTGATGTCGGGCGTGAACTCCCACTTCGGCGTTCCGCGCGCCACGTAGTACACGAGCAGGTCGCCGCCCTGCTGCGACCACGCGTCGTGCGTCTTCACGACCATGTCCTGCATCCGCGGGTCGGCATTCAGCGCGCGTGCGTCGGTGTCGCCATAGTTGTCGAGGCTGGGCCCGCCCTCGTAGGCGATGCGCTTGAGG encodes:
- a CDS encoding ABC transporter substrate-binding protein, which codes for MKARWLVVLMLLAMCLQPVQAARPFRIYAVTYRGVTEVERGFADYFAARGIPVEITYRDIALDTGRLPALVEEIRRTRPDLVYTWGSGVTLGIAGPWDHADPARYITDIPLVFSLVAAPVSARIVPSMQSSRRNVTGVSHVASVAAQMQVMAAYRAFRSVGVLYSPNEPNALAVLDELRAEGRKRGFAVQARAFRTDAAGKPTSEGVAALIGELRQAGAEWLYLPPDSFLSTQAKTVVVPAALQAGLPAFASTEPLMAAGALAGLVSRYYNVGQFAAYKAEQILVTKLPPSRIPVETLTRFSLQIRLPVARRLGLLPPLAMFNYAEMIDADFAALGKPALEPQR
- a CDS encoding MFS transporter produces the protein MRAKRESAEIAEPATAPLRRLFAVAILVALFGVGMSAFLNYFKFKSALESAARSRMAVPVMAVREGVQASLALGLPLASAAAVPDLLARERQADGAIRTISIFDTSGRVRFSSDPRAVGTVVPAAWQATAAAAGNDAWHLTAPDEAVQGLALRNSFDLTLGHVAVGYGLADQHLALVRMRGALLPIAIWGSLGSALLAMLVVWGVLNTGRKPPHGSGLGARTAGAVASSQGRLVAAMLLAVMLGLGCVSWATQHAFDRNLQPELARKAVVVGGSVSELLARAIGHGIAMPELVGVEAYLAEVRRQHPELAHIVVRDTGGVPRFAVGERAAAPGVQVPIGAANHALGSVEVGVSQAYLRNMLFEVLLDLAVVFVVAVFLTRELLQFITATDPRLAAAPASGGTLLARMRVPLFLFMLAEELTRAFVPGFARRLLGAHATVSADVAVGLPITVFMLVVALGQAPLASWSERIGLRRAMQWGALIGFVGLVGAALASNLYVFMGWRALCGLGYATVFVAAQGFVIAHTSQAERARGFALFVGAIMVAAVCGPPLGGILADHVGARVGFGVAAAIALAAWGAVRLLPQAATAASTTPALTWRDLRRVLSERPFLLITLLAAVPAKLILASFCFYLVPIYVVSLGAPTAAAGRALMVYAVLLVVVLPLAARLAERGVSQVHLIGGGLCVSALGGLGLLLWDGVGPVFVAMALLGLGQGLSIAAQSSLLSLACADEIRQYGSGALFGAYRLIERLGNASGPLLAGALVMGLGYAGAFAAIAAVVLVCGLLFLGLSGAMRAVQAAEVRA
- a CDS encoding protein kinase domain-containing protein: MNYRSTRAATHRKPRREMDDQKTVLLTPEALAAERQRAIASSATVADDSTVLLPAGAAADALHAAGGSVPIALPAGYRLHEYRIDAVLGQGGFGITYLATDVNLHASVAIKEYLPAQFAHRARDSTVRPRRIDNVRTLLDGLDQFLVEARTLATFRHPNIVRVARFFEANRTAYMVLDYERGKSLTDWWQGRGRATPALSRLLGARKAGQGAEAGAPTISEPDLLLLLAPLLDGLALVHRSGVLHRDIKPDNISVRDEDGSLVLLDFGAARPASGSAVDAPAILTPGYAPIEQYLGDHQGPWTDLYAFAATLYWMVSGQRPREAPDRQAAPQADLSAETAGAGRFSPAFLRAIDWALQVRPEDRPQNVEVFRRALFAAHASSLGLQEALAAGGDATRPEERKRLRIDRWIWHPGAWPLAVKMSLALVFAALVPMSITGYHNYTGSMEALAQAERRSLEHLALSTAGRLSQLIEDSRRVTAFVANDQDVVATLENPNAAALERIRTRLAALVATNPDVHLLTLMDGAGTALISTAPEVVGGNYAFREYFKTAMSGRPNVTSLIVGAVAGRSGAYLAHPVRDPGGRVIGVIVLRIRAETIGAIVDSAHNASRNAFLIDGDGVLIHHRDPGLIFHSLDTLSPATQATIASDQRFRRRHIDSLGMPALARAMVGAQREGNIDYASSISKTAEVAGFAPVAGHNWVVGVSETHDSFEAPLRRMFRQVLYSLALVGVVFVLLALVFARSIVRPLHRLIDATHALKRGDYDAAHVRVTSGDEIGSLGRTFNVMIDVLRQRERERGLLRPKADSQN
- a CDS encoding DUF3617 domain-containing protein, giving the protein MHTRSICLLTLLAASAGAAVAADMPQRKEGLWEIKAESDARNREMPPMKQCIDAKTDAELQKHAMRGEGGPGRQECAKQSFKKTATGWEADSVCKHGNTTASTHAVMSGDFSNAYTIDSQTHFDPPMNGTADARHKVSVRWLGACPASWKGGDIEVGGRRFNTLEMQKMQAGMPPGGKMTPEQMKQMMEAMKKQQGGQP
- a CDS encoding nidogen-like domain-containing protein, which gives rise to MTIRSLSVLVAAGACLLGFGQAASAAIITVPQTSLIASTTYYTDTIGGGIGNISVTTGGGNAANVGNATGRNDDGFRGPISLGFSITFFGQTYNSLYINNNGNVSFGNGISAYVPTGPTGANAPVISPFFGDVDTRGAASGVVHYRQDIANEFIVTWDNVGYYSSHTDQLNSFQLVLRGSDYDLPVGEGTIGFFYKGMGWERTDTSTVAAIGFGDGLGNAVVLQGSTEAGLKSVVQNHHIWFDPLLRPVDPHDVPEPASLALVGLGLAAIGAAKRRRA
- a CDS encoding YhcH/YjgK/YiaL family protein, coding for MAALASRLARRHNVRFPLLTAAAMFLSDLSSWRKRAAVLPAAIVRALEALERRDLDALEPGRYPLDEEGMFLLIQQVTTQAEAATRPEAHRDHTDIQLVLSGLERFGIAPPDPALQPVQEMFEVRDIAFYPTPRHEWFVDLAPGQFAIFYPGDLHRPCVAAGEAAPVRKAVVKLHRRLLGL